TGCAGCGGTTCATTATATTTTGAACAACACCAGACATCTCCACGAGAAAAACATCTTGCTTCTTGGTGTTGGAGAAATTGGACAAAACACGATTGAAAACCTCGTGAAGCACGTTTATCAGCCAAAAATCAAAATCGCGAACCGTTCTTTTGAAAAAGCTGAGAAAATTGCAGATAAATATAAAATTCCACAAATCGATTTCAATCTTTTTCCTGAAGAATTGAAACAAACTGATGTTCTGATTGTCGCAACCGGTGCTCAGAAATATATTATTGATGAGTCTAATTTCCCAAAAGATAAAGAAATGCTTGTCATCGATTTATCAATTCCGAATAACGTTCAGAAGGAAGTGGGAAATTGGGAAAATGTGACTTTGATAGACGTTGATCAACTTTCACAAACCATCAAAGCAACGATGGAACAACGCAAAAAAGAAATCCCGAAAGCAGAAGGAATCATCAAAGAAATGGCGAAGGAATTTGTGGATTGGGAAAAGAAAAGAAAACTGGCTCCGAATATCAATCAGTTCAAAAATTCTTTGAAACAGATTGAGGAAAATGAGATGCATAACATCCATAAGAAATTCCATTATGCAAAAATCGAGGATATGGTTTTATCTAACAATTTAGTACAGAAAATCACAAACCGATTTGCAAAATATATTCTGGAAAACCCTTCCCGTGCAGACGAAATCACGAAAATAATGGAAGATATTCTGGACATTCATAAACAAGAATCCGATGACGACAATAAAAATAGGAACGAGAAATAGTCCGCTTGCACTTTGGCAGGCTCACGAAGTTGAATCGAAACTACAGAATCTGGGTTTCCAAACCGAGATTGTTCCTATCCTAAGTTCTGGCGACAAAAATCTGGACCAACCGCTTTATGCCTTGGCGATCACAGGCGTTTTTACTAAAGATTTGGACATCGCTTTATTGAATGATGAAATTGATATCGCCGTTCATTCTTTGAAAGATGTTCCAACACAATTGCCGAATAACATTCAGATTTCTGCCGTTTTGGAAAGAGACTTCCCTGAAGATGTTCTAGTTAGAAATAACGATGCCGAACCTTTAGATTTGGAAGTTTTGAAAATCGCCACAAGCAGTTTGAGAAGACGTGCTTTTTGGTTAAAACAATTCCCAGAAACCGAATTTACCGACATCCGCGGAAACGTTCAAACCCGTTTGAAAAAACTGGATGATGGCGTTGCCGATGCGACTTTATTTTCTCTTGCAGGAATCAAAAGAATGAATATTGATGTTCATTACGAGCAAATTCCGTTTATGTTGCAAGCGCCTTCACAAGGTGTTGTTGCGATTGCCAGCAAAATCGATAATCCAGAATTGAACGATATTTTAAAATCGATTTCTCACCAGGAAACTGAAATTTGTGTTAATATAGAAAGAGAGTTTCTGAAAACTCTTGAAGGCGGTTGCACAGCTCCAATTGGCGCAAAAGCTGAGATGGTTGATGGACAAATTAGATTCCTTGGAAGACTTTGTTCGCTAGACGGAAAAAACTGCATCGAAACCGACGAAATTTTTGAGTGGAACGATTCTGAAAACTTCGGAAAAAAAATCGCATTGAAAGTTTTGGAAAACGGCGGGAAAGAATTGATGGAAGAAATTAAAAAAAGTCTGTAATTGATTTAACGCAAAGGCGAAATTAATATTCATCTCAAATATTCAAAGTCGCCAAGTTTGAAAATTTGCAACTTTCTTTTTAATCTCAATTTTAAATATTTTTTGCGCCTTTGCGATGAGAACAAAATGAAAATCCTTTTTACAAAATCACTGGACATAGAAAAGGTTTCTGAGAAATTAGGAACAGGTTTTTCGATCGATTTTGTTGATGTCATTAAGACGGAGTTTATAAAAACTAAATCTTTCGGGTTAAAAAACAATTCCTTAATTTTCACGAGTGTGAATGGCGTAAAAGCTTTTTTTGAAAATGGATTTTCTGCCAACGAAAATTTTGCGGAACCGAAAAATTACAATAAAATTTATGTGGTAGGTTCGCAGACGAAAAAGGAACTGAGAAAACATAATTTTGGGACTTTTAAACTTTGTAGGAATGCCCACGAACTTTCGCAGTTTATTGTTGAGAACTCAGCGAACGAAAAGTTTTTGCATTTCTGCGGAAATATTGCACTTGATATCTTGGATGAGAAATTGCCATTGCAAAATATTTCCTACAAAAAAATCCCTGTTTATAAGACAAAACTACTCTATCCGAAAATCGATGAGAAATATCAGGTGATAGTTTTTTTCAGTCCGAGTGGAGTTCGTAGTTTTGCTAAGTTTAATAATTTTGACGATGTCAGGATTTTTTCGATTGGAAAAACAACAACTTCGGAAATTGAAAAACTAACTGATAATAAAATAATTACAAGCTCGAAAAATACTTTAGCGGATTTGTTGAATTTGATTAAAAGTGAAGCTAATTTTTAGCTCGCAGATTATTCAGATTTAGCAAATTTTTAAGTTGTCGCATTTTTTGCAATATCTCAAATTAATGAAAATTGAAACGTTGCAAAATGCAGTAGTTGAAAATATTTGAAAATAAAAATGATTAAAAACGACCTATATTTAAAAGCACTTCGCGGGGAAACCGTAGAAAGACCGCCAGTTTGGATGATGAGACAAGCCGGAAGATACCTGCCGGAATTCATCGCTTTGCGCGACAAATACGACTTTTTTACAAGATGTCAAACGCCGGAATTGGCTTCGGAAATCACGGTGCAGCCGATTAGAAGATTTCCTTTGGACGCGGCGATTTTGTTCTCCGATATTTTGGTGGTTCCGCAAGCAATGGGAATCGATTTCAAAATGAAAGAATCAGTTGGCCCTTGGCTGGATGAACCTATCAGAACCGCTCAACAAGTTGACAACGTCATTGTTCCTGATGTGAATGATACTTTGGGTTACGTTTTTGATGCGATAGAATTGACTTTGGAAAAACTGGACAATGAGATTCCTTTGATTGGATTTGCGGGTTCGCCTTGGACGATTTTCTGTTATTGCATCGAAGGTAGAGGTTCTAAGGATTTCAATATTGCGAAATCGTTTTGTTTTCTACAGCCGGAAGCAGCGCACAAATTACTACAAAAAATTACTGATACAACAATTGCTTACTTAAAAAGAAAAGTTGAAAAAGGTGTTTCTGCTGTTCAAGTTTTCGATTCTTGGGGCGGAATGCTTTCACCGGCTGATTATCAGGAATTTTCTTGGCAGTATATTAATCAGATTGTTGAAGCGCTTGCACCATTGACGCACGTTGTGGTTTTCGGAAAAGGTTGTTGGTTTGCATTAGACGAAATGACAAAATCTAAAGCTTCTGCAGTTGGGGTGGACTGGACAATTACGCCGGAATTAGCCAGACAATTCACGAATAATGCCGTGACTTTGCAAGGGAATTTTGATCCTTCAAGATTGCATTCTAAGCCGGAAACGATTAGAAAAATGGTTCACGAAATGATTAACCGTTTTGGGAAAGACAAATATATCGTCAACCTCGGACACGGGATTTTACCCAATATTCCAGTAGAAAACGCCGAAGCTTTTATCAAAGCCGTGGTGGAATGGAAAGCATAAACAATTTAAAAAGGAGCAAAATAATTTGCTCCTTTTTTATTCTAATTGTCCGGGCGCCGGTTGTGCTTGCGGTTTTGTTGTTTCGTCTGTAACACCATCTCTGCGTGGGATTGCTGGTTGAGCCACTTTTTCATCTGCCTCTTTTTGTCTTTGCTCAATATTTGCGGTGTCTACCATTTTTGGAGTGTTACTTTTTTGAGTAGACTTTGTTGATTTGAGCACGGTCGTCTTTGTGGATGATTTAGTTTCTAATTTTTTTGTTGTCTGAGCGGTAATCAAGACTGTTCCGAAAGTAAGAAAAGTGGCTGTCATTAATATCTTTTTCATAATAATTTATTTTTGTATTAATTACATTAACCCAAATATCAAACCAAATTTTAAAAATAAAAAACCAGAGCAATTATACTCTGGTCATTTTTAATTTTAAAATCCTATCTTGTTGGATTCGGATTTGTTGGACTTGTTGGTTCTAACGGTTGTTGAGGATTGGTAGAATTGTTTGGATTCGTTGTGTTTGGATTCTGCAAAGTTCCGTTATTTGGTAACGTATTGTTCGGGGTTTGCATTGTTCCATTATCCGGCAAAGTCTGATTTTGTCTCAGTCTGTCCGGGTTGTTCTGCATTTTTTGTTTGTTATTAATTGTTGCAGTGTCAACAGTCCTGTTCATTCCGTTGGGTTGAAGGGTTTCAGGAGTTTTCTGATTCATTTTGTCAATCTTTTTCTCCTTGCTCGTTTTATTAGTTCTTGAGGTGTCTTGTGGCGGTGTTACCTGTGCGGTAACGAACATTGCTCCGAAAATCATCAGACCGCCTGCTATTAACTTTTTCATAATACTTTTATTTAGTGTTGATTATCAAGACCAAACATTAAACCAATATTATGTTAAATTCGGAAATTATAAGATTTTTGGGAAAACTTTAGGATAAGCTATTTTTCCAAAACTTGTCTCATTTTCTCCACAAAGACATAAGTTGCAGGACAAATTAAGGTATTCTTGATTGTGAGATTATTAATCTGATAAATCTTCTTCCGGTCTGTGTGAGGATATTCTCTACAAGCTTTTGGACGAACATCATAAATTGAACAAGTGTTGTCATCATTCAGGAAAAAGCAAGGTAAGTTTTGAAGGACTTTATCATTGTCTTCATCTACTCTCAGAAATTTCGACTCAAAATCGGCTTGTTTCATCCGCAGATGTTTGGAAATTCTCTCAATATCTTTCTCTGTGTAAAGCGGACCGGTTGTTTTACAACAATTCGCACAGCTGAGACAATCGATTTCTTCAAATGTTTCTTCGTGCTTTTCCAAAACCAAATAGTCCAGATTTTTTGGTGGTTTCTTTTTGAGTCCATCCAGAAATTTTCTGTGTTCTTTTTGTTTGAGTTGAGCTTGCTGTTTATAGAAATCGAGGTTCATAATTAAGAAATGTTTGGTAATGGTGCAGGAAAATTACTATTAATCAAATCCAAATTAAGGACGGTAAATCTATTGGTTTCATCTGGCGCATACATTTTTTCGAACTTGGCTCCGTAAATAATTTCGTCTGAGGTGTAACTCGTTCTCTGAACCACATCGCTGGAAAATATACTATCAAAAGCCTTCACGTGAACGATAATTTCTATATCCGTATTTTTCAGATCATCCGCATTTAATCCATAAAACGGAGATTCTTCATCTATATAATGTACGATGGTCCAATTCAGAATCAAAGATGTGATTTTTGTGACTTCGAGTTTAAGATTGTAGAATGAACTTTTAGTCTGTCCATTTTCTGTGACTTCGAAGGAAGTTAAAACCGTAATACTAGCATCCGTAAGCGAAGTATTTTTGAATGGCGCCATCCGGAACATCAATCCCGTTTTGTCTTTGTGAGGTGATATCAGGGCGACATCACTAAATTGCAAAAAAGCTCTTGGACGCGAAAAACGGCCGTAAAAAAGACCCGTCGCAATGGCAAATGCCAACAATCCCAAGAAAGCTTCAAAGGTCGCCACCAAACTAGCCAGAAAACCGACCGGTGCAATCCGTCCGTACCCAACCGTGGTAAAGGTTTGGGAACTGAAAAAGAACACATCCGTAAACTCGTTTTGGAAATTGCTTTTGTCAATACCAGTCAGGTGTTCGATCCCAATTGAATAATAAATAAGTGCAAAGATAAAATTGACAACAATATAGCTCCCGATCAACAATCCAATAAACTGCCATCTTTTCAGGTTCAGCATCGTATGATACCAGCTGTAACGATTCAGGATATTGATGCCTTTCTTCTTGATATTCGGATAACCGTCTTTGTTGATAAATCTGCCTGAAAAATTATCCCCAAAACCAGTGTCTTTGGTTGAATTTAATCTGGAAAAACTGAATTTTGACATAATTGCAAAATTACATTTTAATTTGTTTTAATTTTGAAAAATGAAAGATATTCAGACACGCGCCGATGTAGAATTTTTGGTCAACAAATTCTATGACCAAGTTATAAAAGATGATTTAATCGGATTTTTTTTCACAGATATCGCAAAAATTGACCTCAGCAAACATCTTCCGAAAATGTATAATTTCTGGGAAAGTATTCTTTTAGGAAATCCTGTTTATGAAGGTCATCCAATGGCGAAACACTTTCCAATCAATGAAGTTTCGGCTTTGGAAGAAAAACATTTTAATCGTTGGTTACAGATTTGGGAGAAAACGGTTCACGATAATTTTGAAGGCGAAAATGTTGAAAACGCCATCGCAAGAGCTCTGAATATCGCCAGAATTATGAGTTTCAAAATGTCGAATGCTAGGAATTAATATTTTAAATGCAAAGCCCGCAAAGTTTTTTTGACTACTCTATGTTTTTTAAGATTCACAAAGGCGTAAAACTTATCAAAGAAAACACACTTCTAAACGTTGAATCACACGCAGCCCGACTTGAGCGGAAATCCTTTTTTGCGTGTACAAAAGTTATATTGAACCTGAAATTGTCTGCAAAAAAGATTGGGAGCGGAAGGCGGATTAAGCTGCCCCAATAATTCTAAAAATTCAGATGATGTAGCTGGCAATCTATCCAATCCGTTAACATATGAAAGAGCAAACCAACGCTAATCATTCTTGGAACGCCTCTAAAAAACAACAACAGAAAATAGACGCCCATCGCCCAATAGGTGTGAAACGGATGAAAATTGATACTGCATCTGTCCGGTGCAAAAATCGGTGTGCTGAGCAAATGGTCAGCATCTACGAGCATTGTCCCAAGCATTATGAAATAAGCTTTTTTCCAGTCTTTCCTAAAAAAGATGTAAGCCAACACAATGGGAAAACCAAAATGCATAAAATAATGGATGATTGTTTTTAATGATAAAATTTCTGAAACATTCATCTTATTGGCTTAATATAAATGGTAATTTATCTTTTTTTAATTGCAGTTTCAGGTAATAATAATCTCCCTTGTTGCCATAATAAAGGTAATTTACTTTTGAAATCGATTTTTTGTCGGAGGGCGAAAGTACTTTTAGTAAATCAACGAATAATAAATTATTTTTAAGCAATATAAAACTGCCTGATGGCGATTCTCCAAAATTTATATTTTTCCGAGTGGATTGAATCGAAATCTCAAAGGAATTTTTCTTGATTACATTGGGTTGAAATGGAATTGCTGTGAATTGATTTTCTGCATTAATCCATTTCTTATCTTGAAAATAAGACCAAAGTTTCTCAACATCCGAACTTTGTACATTAATCGTATAATTAGGTTGTACCAACTTCTGATAGCTGACTTTTTCTACCTCGTTGAAATTATCATCATAAGCATAACTCACAATCTTGTCATTAACAGATTCTAATTCTGAAATCGCACTAACGGAATTGATGTCAATCGAATCAATCAGATTTTCATTAAATAATTTTGAGACGATTTTAGCATTTTTAGAATCTAATTTCAATTTTAGAAACTGTGTTTGCTTTTCCAAATCCGAGATTTGTGATGAGAAAATATCCTGAACGGTTTTGGTTTTGATTTCGATATTATCGTCATTCAGATAGACCGCAAACTTGTGAATTTTAGATTTTGCAAAATAAGACACGCTCGCAACCGAATTATTAATCAACTGGTCAGCGTATAAACCTTTGGTTTTAGACTTAAGAATCAAGTTTGATTTTTCCTCGAACGAAGAATTTGAAAAGCCGATAACACATTTTGAAGCTTCTATTTTGACAGAAAATCTATCTTTTTTATAAATATTATTTTCTGCTATTTTGAAACCTTTTCCCTTTAAAAATTCAAGAAAATTGTCTTTATTCTTAATTTCAAAAATGCTGTACCACTGCGAAAAATTGGTGTTTTCTAAATGAAAAATCTGGATATAATCCGGAATTATCAATCCATTTTTTTTGGAATTCAATCTAGAACCTTCAAACCAAACAGATGGATGTTTTAGTGACGAGAAAAAATATTGCTCTTTTAATTTTTTAACATCAATCAAAACTACAGCATCTGCATCTTTGGGAACCAGCTTCAAATCTTTGTCCTTGAGAGACCAGAAAAAATAGCCAACGATTGCCAACACAAAAACAATCAGAATAAAGACCAAGATTTTCTTCATTTATAATTCCGTTGATGTTTTTGGTTCCGTCAGCTTAATAATGTCGTTGCAGAAATCAAAGAAATACATCAAACTATTGTCCGAAGAATTAGGCGTTGTGTAATTGATCTCTGTTTCGATACTTTCTTTTTTCGGTTCCGATTTAAAATCGAAATCGCCCATATTTTTCCTGAAAAGATCCAAACTTTTTTTATCCGATCCGGTTTTGAATTCCTGCTCCAAACCATTTAAAAATCTTCTCATATCAATTTTTCCATACACAGGAAATTTAGATGCATCTTTTGCAAATTTCTCAGTTGTCGAAGATTGTTTTTTAGCAAGTAGATTACTTGGAGAAGTCGCCAGATAAACGATTCCGTCTTTTACGGTAAAACAAAGCTGATCGATATAGGTATTATTTTTCGCATCATTTTTGAAGAAATAAACATCGCCATTTTTCACAAATTTTTTCGCTAATTCTTTGCTGGTTGACAAAACATTGAAAACTCTTTTCCAATAATTCTCGTTATCCGTCGCAAAAGCAAAAGTGAAATCCGGAACTACAACATCCTTCATTTTTTTGACTTCTTTGCTGTTGTAGTTTTCATCATATTCGTAATCTGTGTATTCAACTTTTTTGGTATTGAGTTCATTCAGAACAAAGATTCCGTTACCTGGCGCAATTTTAGAAATCGCTTCTTCATCCAACACAATTTTTACAGTTTCTAATACGAGTTCTAGTTCTTTTTGATATTTGGAATTATCATCAGAATTACTCTCAAAGAAACTGTACATCAAGTCAAAATACTTGTATCCATCGATATTAATTGCATAGTAACCAATACTTTTATCATTGATTAAAGCTGTCAGTTTTTTATTCTTTTTACCTTTGTAAACCGCAGCCATATTTTTCTGAATGTCAGGATTTTTATGCTGATAATTGCTGACCAACCTCACTTTATTCTTTTCAAAATAAAGATTGTAGAATGTGTTAGAATCATAAAAATTATCGATAAAACCGCCCAATTTATAAGCGCTCATCATCTTTTTGTAAAGTCCGTTTTGGAAAATCTCACCATAACTCACAAAAGCAAAAACATCTGACTTTGCATCCTGAAAAGCTACCAATTTTTTAGGAACTTCAATTTCTGTCCCCGCATCAAAATATTTATCAAAATCAATCTCAGCCAAGGATTTTAGAATCTTAAAATCTGCAGCTTTTATCGAGTCCATTTCTTTTTGATAAGCCAAGTCCTCTGCTTCCTCATTATACTCTTCCGTAGGTTTTGCAGATGCAACTTCTTCCGAATCTAAGTTTTCCGTAGTTTTTTGCTCAGGATATTTGTGGTGTTTTTCCAAGTATTTGATATCTTTCTGGAGACGCACAATTTCCTGTTGATGTTCTTTGATATCTTCTTTCTGATATTTGATTTCGTCCTTTAGATATTTGATTTCTTCTTTGTAATCAAATGGTTTTTCTGGCTCATAATAAGTTGAATCAACAGCAGCGATAGAATCTGTAGCTATAGCCGCAGAATCTATTACAACAACAGAACTATCTTGATCATTCCACAAGACTTGTGGGAATTTTTTGGTGTAAGTTATGAGGCTCATCACCGCTTTTTTATCATTCCATGCAACAAAAGATTCATTGTTAAGATGGACGTAAGAATATTTGTCTTTCTTGGTTACTTCCAATTCTTTTTTGGCAGAAGTATTCAAAAAATTCAGAAATTTTTTGGAATCTTTTAAAATCAAATGTGCCGTGTAAGTTTTTACAGTATCATTGAAAACAGCATAATGGTATTGCTTAGCATCGTTTTCTAAACCAATATCAGAAAAGTCTTTCCAGCTTGGTTTTTCAGCACTATTTTTATTTAAATCTTGTAAAATTGGATTGAGTTTCTGCCAGTCAACTTTGCCATTCAACTGTTTTCCATTGACTTCCATATAAAACAAAACATTGTCCGGAACCTGAATTCTGCTTTGCGAAATAGCAAAACTGAAACAGAATAATAAAAATAGGAATAGAACTTTCTGTAAAATTGATTTCATAGTTTGTTGTTTTTATTGCAGTGTAATATTATTTTGAACTTGTTTTTTCTGAAGGATAAAATCTAAAATTGTTCCATCCAATTTCATCGCTTTTTTGCTGGGCGAGATTTTATATTCGGAATTGGTTTGAGATTTTATCAGATTTTCGAATTGTAAAATCGAGGTGTAAGTCGCATTATTAAATACTTCTTTATCTGCAGAACTCATTTTATCATATTCGGTTTTGAAACTGGAAATTTTATTTCTTACCAATATTTTCTCCAACAAATTATTTTTATAAAGCTGAGTCGGGATCATTTTTCCAATAACATTTTTCGATTTCAACAATTCCAAACCAGCATTGATATTTTCAATTTTCTTGAAATTACAACTCAGTTTAATAATATAATTTTCTGCATCGAAAAACGTTTTTACATTGCTGATTCCTGCAACGGTTTTGAAAATTGCAGAAGCGTCATTCAGTTTTTTATCAATTTCGGATTTCTTGGGAACTTTTTTACCGTTGATGGTTTCCATTTTGGAGATAGATTGCAGACGTGTCTTGCTTTTGCTGGCATTCAGAATTACAGAATATTCTCCGCTTCCATCGGCTTTCAAACTAATTTTATCGATGATATCAAAGCAACTTGTCAAGCTGAGAAAAACAAAGAAAATAAAACTATATTTTAAAATAACTTTCACAGTATAGATATTTAGTAAACTAATTTTTATGAATAAATTCGGAAAATGTTGATTCTCAGATTCTGCCTTTCAAATAATCTTGCCGAAGTTCTTCATCCAATTTCTCAATGGCATAACGGAGACAAGTTCTTGGCATTTCTTTATAATGAAGATCCAGAAAGTTCAACAATTCGGATTCGTTCATTTTTCCCATTTCGCGGAGAAGCCAGCCGTTGGCTTTGTGCATCAAATCGTGTGGATGTTTCAAATTTTTCAGGGCAAATGTTTTTGTCAGTTCAAATTCTCTTTTCTTAATGTGAAACATTGTTCCAACAATTGCCATTCGTTTTTCCCACATATCATCAGAATCTGACAGTTTTTCAAGGATTTTAGAATCTTGATTTTCAAAACAATACCGACCTAAAATTTTATAACACGATGTATCAACCAAATCCCAGTTATTGATGTGTTTTGTATGTTTCAGATAAAAATCAATGATCTCTTTTTGCCGAATTTTATCCTTAATCTTCTCGAATTTGTAAACCAACATCAATAAAGAAGTCAGACGATGTTCGTGAATTTTTGAAGACAATAACTCACTTAATTCTTCAAGAGATATTTTATTATAAAATTCTTTCGCAATGCTTCTTTGGTCTGGAACTGTAACGCCAATAAATATATCGCCTTCGCCATATTCGTCTTTTCCCGTTTTGAAAAATCTGGGAAAGAATTCTGCTTTTTCGGGAATAGCAAGAATCTGGAGAGCTTGTTTTATATCGTCTAATATTTCCATCAAAATCCGCCGACCAATTTTATATAAATTTTAGAATCTCCAACCGAATAAGTTGTTAATATGCTTCCATCTGCCAAATCTGTCATTTCTTGCTTAAAGTCAGAAGGGCTTGAGGATCTTGGTAAACTTGAGATTTTACTTATCATATCTCCAGCAAGTATAACACATATTGGAGAATCTTCTGATTTTCCTGTGCCACTATTTTCTATAGTTTGGTCTATTAAATCATTTTGTAAATAATATAAATCGCTCTTTTCTTTATTACCTAAAGCTTTATAAATATAAGATAATTCTAAAGCAACACCTTTTAACAATGGATTCTTATTATATTTTGTCTGAGCATCTTCAACAATTTTCAAAGCTTTATTTTTTGACATTCCTAATTTTGCCAATTTCCAAATCTTTTCATAATCCTGATTATAATCTCGCATTTGATATTCAGACTCTATAAACCTGCTTCCGTAATACATTTGATTCAATTCTTGCTGAGTCAGTTTAGCCGGTTCCATTTTGAAGATTTCTAAATAATCGTAATAATAAGTTTTAGGGTTTTCTAAAACTTTTTTTTTAATTTCTTCAGTATTGATTTGACAAAAAGCAGATACATAAAGAAGTAAACTAAAGAAAGCTATTATTTGTTTCATCATTAAATGGAAATTTTAATATTTTTTCAAATTTAATTGGTTCTGAAATTCTTCCAAATATTTTGCAAGATGAAAACCATCCATCAAACCGTGATGCGCTTCCACAGAAATCGGCAACATTTTCCGTCCATTCTTTTCAGAGAATTTTCCAAAGACAATTTTAGGAATTGATTCTTTTGGGTCAAAATCTGTCGGATGAAGCAAACCTGTAAAACTGGTCCAAGGCATTGTCGAATGTCGGATGTGATTCGGTGATAATTCCTCATTTCTGATTCTTAAACCTGTGGAGTTTTGAACCTCATCAATTTCTTTCTGTAAATTTTGGTTAAATATTTGAAAATCATCAGAATATTCGAAGAAA
The genomic region above belongs to Epilithonimonas zeae and contains:
- a CDS encoding group III truncated hemoglobin, with translation MKDIQTRADVEFLVNKFYDQVIKDDLIGFFFTDIAKIDLSKHLPKMYNFWESILLGNPVYEGHPMAKHFPINEVSALEEKHFNRWLQIWEKTVHDNFEGENVENAIARALNIARIMSFKMSNARN
- the hemE gene encoding uroporphyrinogen decarboxylase, giving the protein MIKNDLYLKALRGETVERPPVWMMRQAGRYLPEFIALRDKYDFFTRCQTPELASEITVQPIRRFPLDAAILFSDILVVPQAMGIDFKMKESVGPWLDEPIRTAQQVDNVIVPDVNDTLGYVFDAIELTLEKLDNEIPLIGFAGSPWTIFCYCIEGRGSKDFNIAKSFCFLQPEAAHKLLQKITDTTIAYLKRKVEKGVSAVQVFDSWGGMLSPADYQEFSWQYINQIVEALAPLTHVVVFGKGCWFALDEMTKSKASAVGVDWTITPELARQFTNNAVTLQGNFDPSRLHSKPETIRKMVHEMINRFGKDKYIVNLGHGILPNIPVENAEAFIKAVVEWKA
- a CDS encoding DUF4919 domain-containing protein, which translates into the protein MMKQIIAFFSLLLYVSAFCQINTEEIKKKVLENPKTYYYDYLEIFKMEPAKLTQQELNQMYYGSRFIESEYQMRDYNQDYEKIWKLAKLGMSKNKALKIVEDAQTKYNKNPLLKGVALELSYIYKALGNKEKSDLYYLQNDLIDQTIENSGTGKSEDSPICVILAGDMISKISSLPRSSSPSDFKQEMTDLADGSILTTYSVGDSKIYIKLVGGF
- a CDS encoding chloramphenicol acetyltransferase; amino-acid sequence: MKTIDVENWKRKEHFEFFSGMKSPYFGIVTEVDCTETYQFAKENNESFFAHYLHKSMKAINSVEEFGYRIVNDEVIAFDIVHVGSTIARNDGTFGFSFFEYSDDFQIFNQNLQKEIDEVQNSTGLRIRNEELSPNHIRHSTMPWTSFTGLLHPTDFDPKESIPKIVFGKFSEKNGRKMLPISVEAHHGLMDGFHLAKYLEEFQNQLNLKKY
- the hemC gene encoding hydroxymethylbilane synthase translates to MTTIKIGTRNSPLALWQAHEVESKLQNLGFQTEIVPILSSGDKNLDQPLYALAITGVFTKDLDIALLNDEIDIAVHSLKDVPTQLPNNIQISAVLERDFPEDVLVRNNDAEPLDLEVLKIATSSLRRRAFWLKQFPETEFTDIRGNVQTRLKKLDDGVADATLFSLAGIKRMNIDVHYEQIPFMLQAPSQGVVAIASKIDNPELNDILKSISHQETEICVNIEREFLKTLEGGCTAPIGAKAEMVDGQIRFLGRLCSLDGKNCIETDEIFEWNDSENFGKKIALKVLENGGKELMEEIKKSL
- a CDS encoding ion channel translates to MSKFSFSRLNSTKDTGFGDNFSGRFINKDGYPNIKKKGINILNRYSWYHTMLNLKRWQFIGLLIGSYIVVNFIFALIYYSIGIEHLTGIDKSNFQNEFTDVFFFSSQTFTTVGYGRIAPVGFLASLVATFEAFLGLLAFAIATGLFYGRFSRPRAFLQFSDVALISPHKDKTGLMFRMAPFKNTSLTDASITVLTSFEVTENGQTKSSFYNLKLEVTKITSLILNWTIVHYIDEESPFYGLNADDLKNTDIEIIVHVKAFDSIFSSDVVQRTSYTSDEIIYGAKFEKMYAPDETNRFTVLNLDLINSNFPAPLPNIS
- a CDS encoding DUF6122 family protein, with amino-acid sequence MNVSEILSLKTIIHYFMHFGFPIVLAYIFFRKDWKKAYFIMLGTMLVDADHLLSTPIFAPDRCSINFHPFHTYWAMGVYFLLLFFRGVPRMISVGLLFHMLTDWIDCQLHHLNF
- a CDS encoding uroporphyrinogen-III synthase — encoded protein: MKILFTKSLDIEKVSEKLGTGFSIDFVDVIKTEFIKTKSFGLKNNSLIFTSVNGVKAFFENGFSANENFAEPKNYNKIYVVGSQTKKELRKHNFGTFKLCRNAHELSQFIVENSANEKFLHFCGNIALDILDEKLPLQNISYKKIPVYKTKLLYPKIDEKYQVIVFFSPSGVRSFAKFNNFDDVRIFSIGKTTTSEIEKLTDNKIITSSKNTLADLLNLIKSEANF
- a CDS encoding YkgJ family cysteine cluster protein — its product is MNLDFYKQQAQLKQKEHRKFLDGLKKKPPKNLDYLVLEKHEETFEEIDCLSCANCCKTTGPLYTEKDIERISKHLRMKQADFESKFLRVDEDNDKVLQNLPCFFLNDDNTCSIYDVRPKACREYPHTDRKKIYQINNLTIKNTLICPATYVFVEKMRQVLEK
- a CDS encoding DNA alkylation repair protein; amino-acid sequence: MEILDDIKQALQILAIPEKAEFFPRFFKTGKDEYGEGDIFIGVTVPDQRSIAKEFYNKISLEELSELLSSKIHEHRLTSLLMLVYKFEKIKDKIRQKEIIDFYLKHTKHINNWDLVDTSCYKILGRYCFENQDSKILEKLSDSDDMWEKRMAIVGTMFHIKKREFELTKTFALKNLKHPHDLMHKANGWLLREMGKMNESELLNFLDLHYKEMPRTCLRYAIEKLDEELRQDYLKGRI
- the hemA gene encoding glutamyl-tRNA reductase; the protein is MNPKHKFHQTSDFAVLSISYEKADAEIRGKFAFFDDHIKSFANKIHEEDLGDAFVVSTCNRTEIYSTTKNYLHIAELYCNTVGVQLSDFLKYVNVIQREDALFHLFRVAAGLESQIIGDFEIVSQIKNAYHRFKKYKDFSNPYLERAINSSIQISKRIKNETGISTGSASVSYAAVHYILNNTRHLHEKNILLLGVGEIGQNTIENLVKHVYQPKIKIANRSFEKAEKIADKYKIPQIDFNLFPEELKQTDVLIVATGAQKYIIDESNFPKDKEMLVIDLSIPNNVQKEVGNWENVTLIDVDQLSQTIKATMEQRKKEIPKAEGIIKEMAKEFVDWEKKRKLAPNINQFKNSLKQIEENEMHNIHKKFHYAKIEDMVLSNNLVQKITNRFAKYILENPSRADEITKIMEDILDIHKQESDDDNKNRNEK